One Candidatus Kinetoplastibacterium oncopeltii TCC290E genomic region harbors:
- a CDS encoding PD-(D/E)XK nuclease family protein: MYIEALNLCEINLESVCSMTPSKSLLLTANKRQANQLMKHASDYLCSTKETKEFIQIISIDDWMINLFENLSFSNHIKFPSFFLSEPCVQVLWHNILKKDRKKDSCILNNKKTSILALDAYKLINNWEIKIPEDFDDIENNGFAYWKKYYEKEIRKINAIDINGIYSVIIKNIDKNKITLPENIVLSGFVENYPKLNNLFKLIISKNIKLYILSNKVCKLSFNKYLNCNNLIEEWKSAANWIANSFIKNPSGNYAIAVYNLDKQADIAYRILDQVLRCYRDEFSITFSISCEKSMGHIPIIRSAFYWLRILISLSVNRKCDIKNFGKAILSSRSFMGNRFFEPYSVLDLKLRDKIGIYIDIIEISELLIDYDLGMDFFNALSVWPKGNNILTIKKWIPIIRKSLFFICFSRYKFSDIIVCKMIEFFNKILNEFNILSSFFGNISADRAINLFEHFVESHEFYQDENKHKNIEVLNLQDVILRNWDAVWIIDFNDGILQNPIYSNPFLPKNILHKFSITYSKYKHESDWFRYLYKSLNQCAKELVVSYSNNNNGEFVKPSTFIDDSYRIFINVNNYYSLDKKITMEHIDDSRGPKLLPTESVIKGANVLELQSRNPLWAFAKYRLGVIGLEPYYKDKSMSYRRGKFIHRVLELFWLDVQCYSELINLSDIEIESLLLQYIENALSVDFYFDQNFIKQLESERALKLLTNWISMEKNRLPFLSHDLESRFSWKYRSLLFNLRSDRIDLIENKAIIIDYKTGSRIFNIDLDWHRQRPINLQMLLYYMAFLQKNNFDVISLIVVLLKPKGIVINGISSEDIGLSGVKICNDLNSSLNDLSNKVLMLADEYIEGVSNNFIVKKDDLKFCDIMSFLRINFNK; this comes from the coding sequence ATGTACATAGAAGCGTTAAATCTTTGTGAAATAAATTTAGAATCAGTTTGTTCTATGACACCTAGCAAGAGTTTATTATTAACTGCAAATAAACGTCAAGCAAATCAGTTAATGAAACATGCATCTGACTATTTATGTTCCACTAAAGAAACAAAAGAGTTTATACAAATTATTTCTATAGATGACTGGATGATCAATCTTTTTGAGAATTTATCATTTTCAAATCATATAAAATTTCCTAGTTTTTTCTTAAGTGAACCTTGCGTACAAGTTTTATGGCATAACATTTTAAAAAAAGATAGAAAAAAAGATAGTTGCATACTAAATAATAAAAAGACGTCAATTTTAGCATTAGATGCCTATAAGTTAATAAATAATTGGGAAATTAAAATTCCTGAAGACTTTGATGATATAGAAAATAACGGATTTGCTTATTGGAAAAAATATTATGAAAAAGAGATTAGAAAAATAAATGCTATAGATATTAATGGTATTTATTCGGTTATTATAAAAAATATAGATAAAAATAAAATCACTTTGCCAGAAAATATAGTTTTGTCTGGATTCGTAGAAAATTATCCGAAGCTCAATAATCTTTTTAAACTAATAATATCTAAAAACATAAAACTTTATATATTATCTAATAAGGTTTGCAAATTATCATTTAATAAATATTTAAATTGCAATAATTTAATAGAAGAATGGAAATCAGCAGCAAATTGGATTGCTAATTCATTTATAAAAAATCCTTCAGGAAATTATGCCATAGCTGTATATAACTTAGATAAACAAGCAGATATAGCTTATCGTATTCTTGATCAAGTATTGCGCTGTTATAGAGATGAGTTTTCTATAACTTTTAGTATTTCATGTGAAAAATCTATGGGTCATATCCCTATAATTCGTTCTGCATTTTATTGGTTAAGAATTTTAATTAGCTTGTCAGTCAATAGGAAATGCGATATTAAAAATTTTGGAAAAGCTATTCTATCTAGCAGATCTTTTATGGGAAATAGATTTTTTGAGCCTTATTCTGTCTTAGACCTGAAATTAAGAGATAAAATAGGAATTTATATTGATATTATAGAGATATCAGAATTGTTAATAGATTATGACTTAGGAATGGATTTTTTTAATGCTTTATCTGTTTGGCCAAAAGGAAATAATATATTAACAATCAAAAAATGGATACCGATAATAAGAAAATCACTTTTTTTTATATGTTTTTCTAGATATAAATTTTCAGATATTATTGTTTGCAAGATGATAGAATTTTTTAATAAGATACTGAATGAATTTAATATTCTTTCTTCATTTTTTGGTAATATTTCAGCAGACAGAGCTATAAATTTATTTGAGCATTTTGTAGAATCTCATGAGTTTTATCAAGATGAAAATAAACATAAAAACATAGAGGTATTGAATTTACAAGATGTAATTTTAAGAAATTGGGATGCTGTGTGGATAATAGATTTTAATGATGGAATTTTGCAAAATCCAATTTACTCAAACCCATTTTTACCAAAAAATATTTTGCATAAATTTTCAATAACCTATTCTAAATATAAACATGAATCAGATTGGTTTCGTTATTTATATAAATCCTTAAACCAATGTGCTAAGGAATTAGTTGTTAGTTATTCTAATAACAATAATGGAGAGTTTGTAAAACCTTCTACATTTATTGACGATAGTTACCGAATTTTTATTAATGTTAATAATTATTATTCATTAGATAAAAAAATTACTATGGAGCATATTGATGATTCAAGAGGACCTAAATTACTTCCAACTGAGTCTGTTATTAAGGGTGCTAATGTTTTAGAACTACAGTCTCGTAATCCACTATGGGCTTTCGCTAAATATAGATTAGGAGTAATTGGTTTAGAGCCATACTATAAAGATAAAAGTATGTCATATAGAAGAGGTAAATTTATTCATAGGGTGCTAGAATTATTTTGGCTTGATGTTCAATGTTACAGTGAATTGATAAATTTATCTGATATTGAAATAGAGTCTTTATTGCTTCAATATATTGAAAATGCTCTGTCTGTTGATTTTTACTTTGATCAGAATTTTATAAAACAGCTAGAATCAGAAAGAGCTTTGAAGTTATTGACTAATTGGATTAGTATGGAGAAGAATCGGTTGCCATTTTTATCTCATGACTTAGAGTCTAGATTTTCTTGGAAATATAGATCCTTATTATTTAATCTTCGCTCAGACAGAATAGATTTAATAGAAAATAAAGCAATAATTATAGATTATAAGACTGGAAGCAGAATATTTAATATTGATTTAGATTGGCATAGACAAAGACCTATAAATTTACAAATGTTACTATACTATATGGCCTTTTTACAGAAAAATAATTTTGATGTCATATCATTGATAGTAGTTTTACTGAAACCTAAGGGTATCGTAATAAATGGAATTTCTAGCGAAGATATTGGTTTGTCAGGAGTTAAAATTTGTAATGATTTGAACAGTAGTCTTAATGATCTTTCTAATAAAGTATTAATGTTGGCAGATGAATATATTGAAGGTGTATCTAATAATTTTATAGTTAAAAAAGATGACTTAAAGTTTTGTGACATAATGTCTTTCTTAAGAATAAATTTTAATAAATAG
- a CDS encoding UvrD-helicase domain-containing protein: MQSCCYLDDGDLRERALDPKESFIIQAPAGSGKTELLTNRILSLLITVSNPEEILAITFTKKAVSEMRNRVIEKLKLGLGNIPSDLSDITSWKLSKLVLERDSLMGWDLIKNPDRINIKTFDSLCFNLISNFHWLSGIGRVPSIAKDDRKHFKAAAFSTINSADDYPYVRSLISHLDINIQYVETCIADMLARRDQWLPILKYCSSRDLLQKELHSIIERDIKKLLSLMPANWIEDLQQTIRIASRIICEDNDSSILVNLLDLDCCFEPNISNLKKIKALASIFLTSKNELRNPKGLNKKIGFPAGSAHRKIFSEWLMAVKDNNLWIPYLAMLRYAPYFITENQWILLSDQLKVLSLSVNNLLLQFDQQEELDFIEISQRSVSILGNKDFLLEIASKISHILVDEFQDTNNVHFKLLETITSGWLQNCGKSIFIVGDPMQSIYRFRGADVGLFLNVVENGIGKIKLFFLRLVSNFRSQLNLVNWINSVFESLFPANNDKNIGAVSYNHSVPINQKLDGKAVSFHPLFSKNVLEDDTLEKFSLQVIRKILENSPDNHPESTAILVNSRNNLGNIIKVLSKNNIPFRAIEITSLSEKPMISDLIQILRALIHPGDRLAWFSVLRSPFCGLKLDTLHKIFGSDHKTPVPVILRKMLDSYYSRIESSDGFVRFMIEKNAQEILPISEYNRLLRVAHVLLHSEYSGLFPFSSWIRYLWDLLEGSSVYNDPDVENDIENVFCLIDRIYANGNIDVDILEYEISKLFITSDHVNLDKPFIEIMTIHKAKGLQFDNVILYGTHHSSSRNHESIMRFENSLGNALFAPIKSKVDDDFDPITKYIQYKDKLRDDYELDRLIYVAVTRAKKRIHIISPVFLKEEKVITPPSDSLLIRLWYHLDYFPSFTSDVIDNFESKHKEHDVNHSLISRIVCDDVLNIEELIVDKPKWNCFWELDYNHKSVIDILIIDWLTQIGKTGIDNYSKEFYRYIPVIKKQLLRKSFFCDSIESAAIFIANVIENFLKDDIGLWILSYKKSYRDATFIDKEGNFFKADVILDLNNKWLLIDYNLSTINKGESIEDFLNRMKTDFGYKLSKYCNNNLIDKKPLNAALCFPIYKLLINI; the protein is encoded by the coding sequence ATGCAAAGCTGCTGTTATTTAGATGATGGTGATCTGAGAGAGAGAGCGTTAGATCCAAAAGAATCATTTATAATTCAAGCTCCAGCAGGTTCTGGAAAGACTGAACTTTTAACTAATAGAATTTTATCTTTACTTATTACTGTGTCGAATCCTGAAGAAATCTTGGCTATTACTTTTACAAAAAAAGCTGTTTCAGAGATGCGTAACCGAGTTATAGAGAAATTAAAGCTTGGGTTAGGTAATATACCAAGTGATTTGTCCGATATAACATCTTGGAAATTATCGAAGTTAGTACTAGAAAGAGATTCTTTGATGGGTTGGGATCTTATAAAAAATCCAGATAGAATAAATATTAAAACTTTTGATTCATTATGTTTTAACTTGATATCTAATTTTCATTGGTTATCAGGGATTGGTCGCGTGCCGAGTATAGCTAAGGATGATAGAAAACATTTTAAAGCTGCAGCATTTTCTACAATAAATTCGGCAGATGATTATCCATATGTTCGTTCTTTAATTTCTCATTTAGATATTAATATACAATATGTAGAGACGTGCATAGCTGATATGCTGGCTAGACGTGATCAATGGTTGCCTATATTAAAATATTGTTCTAGTAGGGATTTATTACAGAAAGAGTTACATTCTATTATTGAGAGAGATATAAAAAAGTTGTTGTCATTAATGCCTGCAAATTGGATTGAGGATTTACAACAGACTATAAGAATAGCTTCTAGAATTATATGCGAAGATAACGACAGTAGTATACTAGTCAATCTTTTAGACTTGGATTGTTGTTTTGAACCAAATATAAGTAATCTAAAAAAAATAAAAGCATTAGCTTCAATATTCCTTACTTCTAAAAATGAATTAAGAAATCCAAAGGGATTAAATAAAAAAATAGGTTTTCCAGCCGGAAGTGCTCATAGAAAGATTTTTTCTGAATGGTTAATGGCTGTTAAGGATAACAATCTTTGGATACCTTATTTAGCAATGTTGCGCTATGCTCCATATTTTATTACTGAGAACCAGTGGATTCTTTTATCTGATCAATTAAAAGTACTTTCGTTATCTGTTAATAATCTTTTATTACAGTTTGATCAACAGGAAGAACTGGATTTCATAGAGATTTCTCAAAGATCGGTTTCTATTTTAGGCAACAAAGATTTTCTTTTGGAAATAGCTTCAAAAATATCTCATATTTTAGTAGATGAATTTCAAGATACTAATAATGTACATTTTAAGTTACTAGAGACTATAACATCAGGTTGGTTGCAAAATTGCGGTAAATCTATTTTTATAGTAGGTGATCCTATGCAATCCATATATAGATTTAGAGGCGCTGATGTAGGGTTATTTCTAAATGTTGTTGAGAATGGTATTGGTAAAATAAAATTATTTTTTTTAAGATTAGTTAGTAATTTTCGTTCACAATTAAATTTAGTCAATTGGATTAACAGTGTTTTTGAGAGTTTGTTTCCGGCTAATAATGATAAGAATATTGGAGCCGTGTCTTATAATCACTCTGTTCCTATTAATCAAAAATTAGATGGTAAAGCGGTCTCCTTCCACCCTTTATTTAGCAAAAATGTTCTTGAGGATGATACGTTAGAGAAATTTTCTTTACAGGTAATTAGGAAAATTCTAGAAAACTCTCCAGATAATCATCCAGAATCTACAGCAATATTGGTAAATTCACGTAATAATTTAGGCAATATTATAAAAGTCTTATCTAAAAATAATATACCCTTTCGTGCTATTGAAATAACATCATTATCAGAAAAACCAATGATATCTGATTTGATCCAAATATTAAGAGCTCTAATTCATCCAGGAGATAGATTAGCCTGGTTTTCGGTGTTGCGATCACCTTTTTGTGGATTAAAATTGGATACTTTACACAAAATATTTGGATCTGATCATAAAACACCTGTTCCAGTTATTTTGAGGAAAATGCTAGATTCTTACTATTCTCGCATAGAGTCTTCTGATGGCTTTGTAAGATTTATGATAGAAAAAAATGCTCAAGAAATATTGCCCATATCAGAATACAATCGTTTGTTACGTGTAGCTCATGTTTTATTACATAGCGAGTATTCTGGTTTATTCCCTTTTTCATCTTGGATTAGATACTTATGGGATCTTCTTGAAGGATCTAGTGTTTATAATGATCCAGATGTTGAAAATGATATAGAGAATGTTTTTTGTTTAATAGATAGAATTTATGCTAATGGGAATATTGATGTTGATATTCTTGAGTATGAGATATCTAAATTATTTATCACATCAGACCATGTTAATTTAGATAAACCTTTTATAGAGATAATGACTATACATAAGGCCAAGGGATTACAGTTTGATAATGTCATTTTATATGGAACACATCACTCATCTAGTAGGAATCATGAATCTATTATGAGATTCGAAAATAGTTTAGGAAATGCTTTGTTTGCTCCAATAAAATCTAAAGTAGATGATGATTTTGATCCTATAACAAAATATATTCAGTATAAGGATAAATTAAGGGATGATTATGAGCTAGATAGGTTAATATACGTTGCCGTTACTAGAGCTAAAAAAAGGATACATATAATTTCACCTGTGTTTTTGAAAGAAGAAAAAGTTATTACCCCGCCTTCAGATAGTTTATTAATTAGATTATGGTATCATTTAGATTATTTTCCTTCATTTACATCAGATGTTATAGATAATTTTGAATCTAAACATAAAGAACATGATGTTAATCATAGTCTAATTAGTAGAATTGTTTGCGATGATGTTTTAAACATCGAAGAGTTAATAGTTGATAAGCCTAAATGGAATTGTTTCTGGGAGCTCGATTATAATCATAAGTCTGTTATAGATATATTAATAATTGATTGGCTTACTCAAATAGGAAAAACAGGCATTGATAATTACTCAAAAGAATTTTATAGGTACATTCCTGTTATAAAAAAGCAATTACTTAGAAAAAGTTTTTTTTGTGATAGCATCGAGAGTGCAGCTATTTTTATAGCAAATGTTATAGAAAATTTCTTAAAAGATGATATAGGACTATGGATACTATCTTATAAAAAATCTTATAGAGATGCAACTTTTATTGATAAGGAAGGTAACTTTTTTAAAGCAGATGTTATTTTGGATTTGAACAATAAATGGTTGCTAATAGACTACAATTTATCTACGATTAATAAAGGGGAGAGCATCGAAGATTTTTTAAATAGAATGAAAACTGATTTTGGTTATAAATTAAGTAAATATTGTAACAATAATTTAATTGATAAAAAACCTTTAAATGCTGCACTTTGCTTTCCCATTTATAAATTACTAATAAATATTTGA
- the dnaX gene encoding DNA polymerase III subunit gamma/tau — MNCLALARKWRPTNFHDVLGQEHVVNTLVNSLDTKRLHHAWLFSGTRGVGKTTLARILAKSLNCEKGITSKPCGICVSCIGIDEGNSVDYLEMDAASNRGVEDMAILLDKVTYSPVLGRYKVYLIDEVHMLTGHAFNSMLKTLEDPPNHVKFILATTDPQKIPITIISRCMHFNLRPMSTKVISDLLEKILTKESVSYDISALSIISRFAKGSMRDALSLTDQAISYSDGYITDRSLMSILGIVGKNHLVRIFDALITCNSLDIIKISNELQVSGLSYENVLSEFALMLSQLMIIKEAPSLNDDNLFFYMPQIKEIVKKVPFDLISLLYSVTLNSISELDKTPDSYYGFIVVLFRLISLIKSSDINIVGDNILENFGNNVYETCLDVKNCSDVYNDNKLHNNSALNATSIVKEGSISNISKKLVLEQVKNNDMDSIKLLECMSIHTWGDFVNKLPVSGLAGELARHSEWIDFDGSSIFIKVSSKALFGYSTKMRLKTILCEYLGTVVDLVVTLDVTGDKTAHAISQMEEESKKSKLKEAINDNKFIKNINNLLDGVVMEDTICSINH; from the coding sequence ATGAATTGTTTGGCCTTAGCTAGAAAATGGCGTCCTACGAATTTTCATGATGTTTTGGGACAAGAGCACGTTGTTAATACCTTAGTTAATTCTTTAGACACAAAGCGGTTACATCATGCATGGTTATTCTCTGGTACAAGGGGTGTAGGTAAAACTACTTTAGCCAGAATATTGGCAAAATCATTAAATTGTGAAAAAGGCATCACTTCTAAGCCATGTGGTATTTGTGTTTCTTGCATAGGAATTGACGAGGGTAATTCAGTAGACTATCTTGAGATGGACGCCGCATCTAATAGAGGGGTAGAGGATATGGCAATTTTATTAGATAAGGTTACCTATTCTCCAGTTTTAGGAAGATATAAAGTTTATCTAATAGACGAGGTCCATATGCTTACTGGACATGCCTTCAATTCAATGTTAAAGACTCTGGAAGACCCACCTAATCATGTTAAATTTATTTTAGCTACTACTGATCCTCAAAAGATACCTATCACAATAATTTCTCGTTGTATGCATTTCAATTTAAGACCAATGTCTACAAAAGTAATATCTGATTTGCTTGAAAAAATATTGACTAAGGAATCAGTAAGTTACGATATTTCTGCATTATCAATAATCTCTAGGTTTGCTAAAGGATCAATGCGCGATGCACTATCTTTAACAGATCAGGCTATATCTTATAGTGACGGATACATTACAGATCGTTCTTTAATGTCTATATTAGGGATAGTTGGAAAAAATCACTTGGTCAGGATATTTGACGCTTTGATAACTTGTAACTCATTAGATATTATAAAAATATCTAATGAGTTACAAGTATCTGGTTTGTCTTATGAGAATGTTTTGTCTGAATTTGCTCTTATGCTATCTCAATTAATGATAATAAAAGAGGCTCCTTCATTAAATGATGATAACCTCTTTTTTTATATGCCTCAAATTAAGGAAATAGTTAAAAAGGTTCCTTTTGATTTAATATCTTTGTTGTATTCAGTAACTTTAAATAGTATTTCTGAATTAGACAAAACCCCTGATAGCTATTATGGATTTATAGTTGTTTTATTTAGACTTATATCACTAATTAAAAGCTCTGATATCAATATAGTAGGTGATAACATATTAGAAAATTTTGGCAATAATGTGTACGAAACTTGCTTAGATGTTAAAAATTGTTCAGATGTATATAATGACAATAAGCTACATAATAATTCTGCCTTAAATGCCACTAGCATTGTTAAAGAAGGTAGCATATCGAATATTAGTAAAAAATTAGTGTTAGAGCAAGTTAAGAATAATGACATGGATTCTATCAAGCTTTTAGAATGCATGTCTATTCATACTTGGGGTGATTTTGTTAACAAGTTGCCAGTATCTGGTCTTGCTGGAGAATTAGCTCGTCACAGTGAATGGATTGATTTTGATGGAAGTTCGATTTTTATTAAAGTGTCATCAAAAGCTTTGTTTGGTTATTCCACAAAAATGCGTCTTAAAACTATACTATGTGAGTATTTAGGTACGGTTGTTGATTTGGTAGTAACACTAGATGTTACTGGTGACAAAACAGCACATGCTATTTCTCAGATGGAAGAAGAGTCTAAAAAATCCAAATTAAAGGAAGCTATTAATGATAATAAATTTATTAAGAATATAAATAATCTTTTGGATGGCGTGGTTATGGAAGACACTATATGCTCTATAAATCATTAG
- a CDS encoding YbaB/EbfC family nucleoid-associated protein: MKNQIAGLMRQAQQVQENMKKIQETLADIQVEGSSGGGLVIVTVTCRHDVKSIKIDDSLLSDDKDMLEDLVVAAFNDALRKIDAVSKEKVSNATSGFPLPDGMKFPF, from the coding sequence ATGAAAAATCAAATTGCTGGTTTAATGCGTCAAGCGCAGCAAGTGCAAGAAAATATGAAAAAAATCCAAGAAACATTAGCTGATATTCAAGTTGAAGGATCTTCTGGTGGTGGATTAGTAATTGTTACTGTGACCTGTCGACATGATGTCAAGAGTATTAAGATAGACGACAGTTTATTGTCTGATGATAAAGATATGTTGGAAGATTTGGTTGTCGCCGCTTTCAATGATGCTTTAAGAAAAATAGATGCTGTTTCTAAAGAAAAGGTATCAAATGCAACATCGGGATTTCCTCTTCCTGATGGAATGAAATTTCCTTTTTAA
- the recR gene encoding recombination mediator RecR, which translates to MDKNYRFEPELLVDLINSLKRLPGIGVRSARRIAYHLLQHDLKGASLLSNSLIKAVESLRNCKGCNGFTEYDLCYICSNQLRDKKLLCIVETPTDQNSLESSHGYKGLYYILMGRVSPLEGIGPKELNFHLVLDRAKDGVVEEVIIATSFTAEGETTAQFLITMLSEHGIKTTRLARGVPAGSELEYIDAGTIAWALVDRRQVS; encoded by the coding sequence ATGGACAAAAACTATCGTTTTGAGCCAGAGCTATTAGTTGATTTGATAAATTCATTAAAACGTTTACCAGGTATAGGAGTTAGATCCGCTCGTAGGATTGCATATCATTTGTTACAACATGATTTAAAAGGGGCTAGTCTTTTAAGCAATTCTTTAATTAAGGCTGTGGAGAGTTTACGTAATTGTAAAGGCTGTAATGGATTCACTGAATACGATTTGTGTTACATATGCTCAAATCAACTTCGTGATAAAAAATTGCTATGTATTGTCGAAACTCCCACTGATCAGAATTCTTTAGAATCAAGTCATGGATACAAGGGATTATACTATATCTTAATGGGCAGGGTTTCTCCATTAGAAGGCATAGGCCCAAAAGAGTTAAATTTTCATCTAGTTTTGGACCGAGCAAAAGACGGAGTTGTTGAAGAGGTTATTATAGCAACAAGTTTTACGGCTGAAGGTGAAACAACAGCTCAGTTCTTAATAACCATGCTTTCTGAGCATGGTATAAAAACTACGAGATTGGCTAGAGGTGTTCCAGCTGGTAGTGAGTTGGAATATATAGATGCGGGTACAATAGCTTGGGCTCTTGTGGACAGAAGGCAAGTTAGTTGA
- the tal gene encoding transaldolase gives MSSYLNSIKKHTIIVADSGDFTNIKSLRPKEATTNPSLILKAAQKEEYHHILQNILKNNKNENISTISDLVTVAFGKEILKIVPGRVSTEVDARLSFNTIATIEKARFLIKLYESSGISRERILIKIASTWEGIQAAKILELEGIRCNLTLLFSMAQAIACAQANVTLISPFVGRIYDWHKKNDANWKESEKSNKNDPGVQSVTKIFNYYKSFGIKTEIMGASFRNIGQIISLSGCDLLTISPDLLKLLNEKEGEAPVNLVINNNYIEEHDYAKNLSEHEFRYMLNDDAMASEKLSEGIRLFILDSIKLDKIITKMI, from the coding sequence ATGAGCTCTTATCTTAATTCAATAAAAAAACACACCATTATAGTTGCTGATTCTGGAGACTTTACCAATATAAAATCATTAAGACCTAAAGAAGCAACAACAAACCCTTCTTTGATACTGAAAGCAGCTCAAAAAGAAGAATATCATCATATTTTGCAAAATATATTAAAAAATAACAAAAACGAAAACATATCAACAATATCTGATCTAGTAACTGTTGCCTTTGGAAAAGAAATACTAAAAATCGTACCTGGTAGAGTTTCTACCGAAGTAGACGCTAGACTATCTTTTAATACAATAGCAACAATAGAGAAAGCAAGATTTTTAATCAAATTATACGAATCATCAGGCATATCAAGGGAAAGGATTTTAATAAAGATAGCCTCAACTTGGGAGGGAATTCAAGCAGCAAAGATACTAGAATTAGAAGGAATTCGCTGCAATCTAACTTTATTATTTTCAATGGCACAGGCAATAGCTTGTGCTCAGGCTAATGTAACACTAATTTCCCCATTTGTTGGTCGAATTTATGATTGGCATAAAAAAAATGATGCTAATTGGAAAGAATCAGAAAAGTCTAATAAAAATGACCCAGGTGTACAGTCAGTAACTAAAATTTTTAATTACTATAAATCATTTGGCATAAAAACAGAGATTATGGGAGCAAGTTTTAGAAACATAGGACAAATAATATCTTTATCTGGATGTGATTTGCTTACAATCAGTCCGGATCTTCTAAAATTGCTCAATGAAAAAGAAGGAGAAGCTCCAGTTAATTTAGTAATTAATAATAATTATATAGAAGAACATGATTATGCAAAAAATTTATCAGAGCACGAATTCAGGTACATGTTAAATGACGATGCTATGGCTAGTGAGAAACTATCTGAGGGCATACGCCTATTTATTTTAGATTCAATAAAGTTAGATAAGATAATAACAAAGATGATTTAG
- the carA gene encoding glutamine-hydrolyzing carbamoyl-phosphate synthase small subunit encodes MLSQIFQNTKKLSPAVLALSCGKVFKGRSIGAPGYAVAEIVFNTSMTGYQEIMTDASYSGQIVTLTYPHIGNTGVNDEDVESSRINISGLVIRNCTNRMSNFRATQSLPDYLIKNGVVAISDIDTRMLTRIIRESGSQGACIMVGEDENHALKLARDFSGMSGKDLAKDVTIDKSVNWDEGSWSLGEGFSKGNELRFHVVAYDFGIKTNILRLLVDRGCRVTVVPAETPAVDVMKLKPSGIFLSNGPGDPEPCTYAIETARFFLQKKIPLFGICLGHQIMGLAIGAKTMKMKTGHHGANHPVQDLQNKRVFITSQNHGFAVDPMTLPDNAYVTHVSLFDGSLQGFAMSDRPAFCFQGHPEASPGPVDIAILFDKFISLMGSGK; translated from the coding sequence GTGCTGTCTCAAATTTTTCAAAATACAAAAAAATTATCTCCGGCAGTATTAGCTTTATCTTGTGGAAAGGTATTCAAAGGCAGATCCATAGGAGCTCCAGGTTATGCTGTTGCCGAAATAGTGTTTAACACATCTATGACTGGATATCAGGAGATTATGACTGACGCTAGTTATAGCGGTCAAATAGTTACTCTCACATATCCTCATATAGGAAATACAGGCGTTAATGACGAAGATGTGGAATCCAGTCGTATAAATATTTCAGGGCTGGTTATTCGTAATTGCACTAATAGAATGTCTAATTTTAGGGCTACTCAGTCTCTTCCTGATTATTTGATTAAAAATGGAGTGGTAGCGATTTCCGATATAGATACAAGAATGCTTACCAGAATTATTAGGGAAAGTGGTTCTCAAGGCGCTTGTATAATGGTTGGTGAAGATGAAAATCATGCGTTGAAATTAGCTAGGGATTTTTCTGGGATGTCAGGTAAAGACTTGGCAAAAGATGTCACTATAGATAAATCTGTAAATTGGGATGAAGGATCATGGTCATTAGGTGAAGGGTTCTCTAAGGGCAATGAATTGAGGTTTCATGTAGTTGCATATGATTTTGGAATAAAAACTAATATATTGCGCTTATTAGTAGATAGAGGATGCCGTGTCACAGTAGTTCCAGCAGAAACTCCTGCTGTTGATGTGATGAAGTTAAAACCTAGTGGTATTTTCCTATCTAATGGACCAGGAGATCCTGAGCCTTGTACTTATGCTATTGAAACTGCTAGGTTTTTCCTGCAAAAAAAGATTCCTTTATTTGGAATATGTTTAGGTCATCAAATAATGGGATTAGCTATTGGAGCTAAGACTATGAAGATGAAAACAGGTCACCATGGTGCTAATCACCCTGTTCAAGATTTGCAAAATAAGAGAGTTTTTATTACTAGTCAAAATCATGGTTTTGCAGTTGATCCAATGACATTACCTGATAATGCCTACGTTACTCATGTATCTCTATTCGATGGCTCATTACAGGGCTTTGCTATGTCAGATCGTCCTGCTTTTTGCTTTCAGGGTCATCCTGAAGCTAGTCCTGGACCAGTAGATATCGCAATTTTGTTTGATAAGTTTATTAGCCTTATGGGCTCAGGAAAATAA